In Syntrophorhabdales bacterium, the genomic stretch AAATGGTGGCGCCCAGCCCTCAGAAGGTAAGACCGGATATACGCACGCGGGTACTCCCGTCATAGATGCGGATGGCCTTTACCTCTGCCCCGGCTTCCTCGATTCTCACACACACCTGGATAGTATGCAGCCGTTTTACGGTATTGTGCCGTACGCAATCCGGGGTGGTACGACAACGGTGATAAGCGAATGCGCCATGGTTGCGCAATCGTGCGGAACCGCAGCGCTTCATTCCTTTATCGACAGCACCAAGGGTTACCCTCTCCGGTGCTACTTCCTTGCGCCTGGATTGACCCCCAGCTTTCCGAGCCTGGAGCGCGCGAAAGGTATATCCTTCAAAGATTTCTCGGATGTTCTGAAGCGTGATGATTTCCTGGGTATCGGAGAGGGCTACTGGACGAGAATGATAGAAGGGGACGAGAGGCTGCTGAAACAGGCAGCTCTGGCAATCTCGTTGAGAAAGACACTCGAAGGCCACTCAGCCGGTGCGCGCGGCAGCAAGCTCATACAGTACATGACCACAGGCATCACCTCCTGCCATGAGTCGACGACGGCTGATGAAGCGCTGGAGAAGCTCCGTTACGGCATTTATGTGATGCTCAGAGAGGGCTGGGTAAGAAAGGAACTGAAGGAGCTTGCGGCGCTCAAAACCACGGACGTGGATGAACGCAGGCTCATTCTTGCCTCGGACGTGTTCGACCCTGTCATGCTCGTGGAGGAAGGCTATATGGATGTGGTTGTGAGAACCGCCATCGAACTTGGCTTCAGTCCGATGACGGCGTTGAAGATGGCGACCATCAACCCCGCAGATTATTACGGGCTCCGCCACCTGGGCGCGATAGCCCCCCTTCGTTGTGCGGATATTCTCTTTATCGATGACCTGGCAAAAGTCTCCGTGAAGAAGGTCATGGTGAACGGCCGCATGGTGTACTCGGATGGAACGTTTCTGCCGGAGATCAAGCCTTATCGCTATCCCGCGGCAATGAAGAAGACGATCACCGCCCAAAAAACGAAGGAAGAGGATTTTCGCATAAAGGCCCGCGCTCCGCAGAACCGCGTACGCATTATGGAGATAGCCAATCCTACCATAACCAGGGAGTCGGTCGTCACATTAGGCGCAGCATCAGGCTATCTGGAAAAGGATGTGGCGAATGATATTCTGCCCATTGCAGTCATCCACAGGAATGACAAGAAAAAGATAGGCAGGGGATTCATACGCGGTACCTTTATCAAGGAAGGAGCATTCGCCACGACGGTCATCTGGGATACATCAAATATACTGGTAGTGGGAAGCAGCGAACGGGATATGATGGCAGCCGTGAACAGATTGATAGACATACAGGGCGGTGTGGTCGTCGTTCGCAAAGGCAAGGTGATGTACGAATTCCCCATGCCGGTTTACGGTCTCATACCTCCTTACAGTATGGAAGAGGTGAAGGACAAAACAAAAGAACTGGATGAAAGCGTGAAGGAGATCGGAAGCCTCATTGACAGACCGTTCCTCACACTGCAAACGATCCCTTTTACGGGTCTTCCTTTTCTGCGAATTACCGACAGGGGTCTCGTCGATATTAAGTCAAAGAAGATTGTCTCGATTTTCCTCGACTGACGCATCGAGAGGAAACGATCATCGACAACATCAAGGTTTCTTCTGAAAACCATGAGATAAGACGTGAAAAACAACGAATCAGCCCTTATAGTAAAAGGGAAGAGGAAAGAACGAGGGGCTGCATCGAATGTGAGGGAATGAATATGCCCGGCGCAAAACACGATCAAAAGAAGGACCTTTCGCAAATACTTTCGGTCTTTGAGGACTTGCGGTTTGCTGTTCTCGCAACCTCTGGCGAAGGTAAGCCGTACGCTTCTCTCATAGCTTTTGCATTTACTGCTGACCGCAGAAATGTGATCTTCGCCACATCAAAGGCCACGCGCAAATACAAAAACATGATGAATCAGGGGTCCGTCTCCATCCTCATCGACAACCGGTCACAGCGCCCGGAGGACCTGAGCCGGGCAGAAGCGGTTACACTCCTAGGTACGGCAAGGCTGGTGCGAGCAGGGGCCAGAAAGAAGGAATACAGCAACATCTTTTTGGGCAAGCACCCCGAATTGAGTACCTTCATCGATGACCCAGGGACGGCCCTCATGATGATGGCCATAGAGGAAGCAATTCACGTGACCCGGTTTCAGAATGTATCTGTCTGGAGTGAAAGGGCCGGCTGAGCCGTGCCAGAATCGCGCGCACGGCAGCCTAAAGGAGGCGCTATGAAACGCTTGAAAAGAGTGGGCATCAGCGTTGCCTGTATTCTGGTTGTGATTTCGACAGCGGTTTACGCGGCAGATTTTTTTGGGGATGCTTTGAAAAAGGGACTGTCGGAGTTACCGGTGCCCGGCGCCCAATCCTCCCCGCAGACAGGCGCCGGATTGGATGAGAGCACCATCGTCGCAGGCCTGAAAGACGCCCTTTCGGTAGGAACCAAGGATGCTGTCCATCTGGTTTCCCAGCTGAACGGCTACTTCGGGAACCAGGCCATCAAGATACTGCTGCCGGATAATATTCAGAAGGCGGCGGAAATAGTCGGCAAGCTCGGGTATCAGAAACAGGTGGATGACTTCATCCTGAGCATGAACCGTGCGGCAGAAAAAGCAGCTCCGAAAGCGGCCTCCTATTTTTCCGACGCAATCAAGGCAATGACCATTGACGATGCCCGCAAGATCCTGTCCGGCGGCAATACCGCGGCAACTGAGTACTTCAAATCAAAAACCTGGTCAAAGCTCTATGATGATTTCAAGCCGAGCGTAACTGAAAGCATGAACCAGGTGGGCGTGACACACGCCTACAATGGAATGATGGATAAGGTGCCTGCTGTTCCCTTTGCAAAACCGGAGTCGGTCGACCTCAATCATTACGTGACTACAAAATCCCTGGACGGCCTCTTCTATATGGTAGGGCAGGAAGAGCAGAAGATCAGGACGAACCCGGCGGCGCGTACAACAGACCTCTTAAAGAAAGTGTTCGGCAAGTAATAGGCTCAGCATGTGGCGTCTCCGGTCACCATGGGCCCTTACCTTACCGACAGAGCCCATAAGTAAAGGGAGGCGACTGATCCATAGGGGGAATATCGTTTGCGGTAACGCTGGAACTGCTCTTTTGTCAGATCCTTAAGTCCGTAGAGGTTCATCATGCCTCGCCTGATTGCCTGATCTGTCCAGCTGACAACATCAGGTCGACATAAGGAGAAGAGCAGGAGCATCTCCGCAGTCCAGATGCCTATGCCGCGCAAAGATGAGAGCTGGCGAATGATCTCGTCATCCTTCATTTCATCAAGACGAGAAAAGTCTATGTCGCCCC encodes the following:
- a CDS encoding adenine deaminase C-terminal domain-containing protein, producing MMDHITLGKLLRTAKGDLIPDVIVKGGKVVNVFTNRIDEDVTILIKDGYIASIENGGAQPSEGKTGYTHAGTPVIDADGLYLCPGFLDSHTHLDSMQPFYGIVPYAIRGGTTTVISECAMVAQSCGTAALHSFIDSTKGYPLRCYFLAPGLTPSFPSLERAKGISFKDFSDVLKRDDFLGIGEGYWTRMIEGDERLLKQAALAISLRKTLEGHSAGARGSKLIQYMTTGITSCHESTTADEALEKLRYGIYVMLREGWVRKELKELAALKTTDVDERRLILASDVFDPVMLVEEGYMDVVVRTAIELGFSPMTALKMATINPADYYGLRHLGAIAPLRCADILFIDDLAKVSVKKVMVNGRMVYSDGTFLPEIKPYRYPAAMKKTITAQKTKEEDFRIKARAPQNRVRIMEIANPTITRESVVTLGAASGYLEKDVANDILPIAVIHRNDKKKIGRGFIRGTFIKEGAFATTVIWDTSNILVVGSSERDMMAAVNRLIDIQGGVVVVRKGKVMYEFPMPVYGLIPPYSMEEVKDKTKELDESVKEIGSLIDRPFLTLQTIPFTGLPFLRITDRGLVDIKSKKIVSIFLD
- a CDS encoding pyridoxamine 5'-phosphate oxidase family protein, with product MPGAKHDQKKDLSQILSVFEDLRFAVLATSGEGKPYASLIAFAFTADRRNVIFATSKATRKYKNMMNQGSVSILIDNRSQRPEDLSRAEAVTLLGTARLVRAGARKKEYSNIFLGKHPELSTFIDDPGTALMMMAIEEAIHVTRFQNVSVWSERAG
- a CDS encoding DUF4197 domain-containing protein, yielding MKRLKRVGISVACILVVISTAVYAADFFGDALKKGLSELPVPGAQSSPQTGAGLDESTIVAGLKDALSVGTKDAVHLVSQLNGYFGNQAIKILLPDNIQKAAEIVGKLGYQKQVDDFILSMNRAAEKAAPKAASYFSDAIKAMTIDDARKILSGGNTAATEYFKSKTWSKLYDDFKPSVTESMNQVGVTHAYNGMMDKVPAVPFAKPESVDLNHYVTTKSLDGLFYMVGQEEQKIRTNPAARTTDLLKKVFGK